A genomic region of Bombus terrestris chromosome 12, iyBomTerr1.2, whole genome shotgun sequence contains the following coding sequences:
- the LOC100652324 gene encoding uncharacterized protein LOC100652324 produces MDLRRKADCQKYRKWKEERAKESKETKKEIKKRRRRKLVTDCINEGEIEEVMPKTVMKVKYRKCRKRKKRKKSKKYITKLVKRVSFAELVLGCIKPSIEERECLLNPRHIGCLGLSVSKVDITSESPATRQTYMSQRKSRRRKRICAKLCTRRSSRKGIEESESKDSKCDSICSFDNRICLADVKLTAKDKEEMKKYQREAHQSSTKTEN; encoded by the exons atggatCTTCGTCGTAAAGCCGATTgtcaaaaatacagaaaatggaAAGAGGAACGAGCAAAAGAAtcaaaggaaacgaagaaagaaatcaaAAAACGAAGACGCAGGAAACTAGTAACCGATTGTATCAATGAAGGCGAGATAGAAGAAGTTATGCCTAAAACCGTGATGAAAGTGAAATATCGAAAAtgcagaaaaaggaagaagagaaagaagtcaaagaaatatattacaaaactcGTTAAACGAGTTTCGTTCGCAGAGCTAGTGTTAGGATGTATAAAACCCTCGATAGAAGAGAGGGAATGCCTTCTTAATCCACGTCATATTGGTTGCCTAGGACTTAGTGTATCTAAAGTGGATATTACATCGGAAAGCCCAG CAACAAGGCAGACTTACATGAGCCAACGGAAAAGCcgtagaagaaaaagaatctgTGCAAAACTCTGTACGAGAAGGTCGTCTCGTAAAGGCATAGAAGAATCGGAATCAAAAGACAGCAAATGCGACAGCATTTGTTCCTTCGATAATCGCATATGTCTTGCAG ATGTAAAGTTAACAGCAAAGGATAAAGAGGAGATGAAAAAGTATCAACGCGAAGCTCATCAATCCAGTACTAAAACAGAGAATTAA